AAAAAAGAGTCAAGGAATACCCTCATCAAATGTCTGGTGGTATGAGACAAAGGGTAATGATTGCCATGGCTTTAGCTTGTAAGCCAAAGCTATTAATAGCCGATGAGCCCACAACAGCCTTAGATGTAACTATACAGGCTCAAATATTGGCAGAAATGGATAAACTAAAACAGAAACTAGATATGAGTATTTTGCTCATCACTCACGACCTTGGTGTAGTTGCAGAAATGGCAGATAGGGTAGTAGTTATGTATGCTGGTCAGGTAGTTGAGGTGAGTAGTGTTTTTGAGATATTTGAGTCTCCCAAACACCCCTATACCATTGGCTTAATAAAATCCATGCCAACATTACATGACGAAAAAGAATGGCTAGCAGTAATCAAAGGAAGTGTTCCTGATCCATTGCAGAAACCACAGGGCTGTAAGTTTCACCCTAGGTGTGTATACGCTAAAGAGAAATGTAAAACTTCCTCACCACCTATTACTGAGTTAAATAATAATAGCTGTGTTAGGTGCTGGTATCCTCAAAATATACAAGGGTAGTGATAGCTTATGAAGAATAAAATTTTACAAGTGAATAACTTGAAAAAGCACTACCCAATTAGTGGTGGTTGGTTTAGTAAAGATAAAAAGTCAGTTAAAGCAGTTGATGGCATTAGTTTTGAAGTCTTTGAGGGAGAGACACTAGGTATTGTGGGGGAGAGTGGCTGCGGTAAGTCTACAATGGCTCGTACTCTATTAGGACTACACGAGGCAACGGCTGGAGAAGTTCTTTATAACAATACAAATATCTTAAAACTTAAAGGTAATAAGCTAAGAGCTATAAGGCAAGAAATGCAAATTATTTTTCAGGACCCTTATTCATCGCTTAACCCCCGCTTAACTATAGAGCAAATTATTAAAGAACCTTTAGAGATTCATAAGTTAGGTAGCGAAAAACAGCAACAAGATAGAGTGGTAGAACTAATAGAAACAGTTGGTTTAACAGTACAGCACTTAAAAAGATATCCCCATGAATTTAGTGGTGGTCAGCGTCAACGTATTGGCATTGCCCGGGCTTTAGCCTTAAATCCTAAGCTATTATTATGTGATGAACCTGTATCTGCTTTAGATGTTTCTATTCAATCACAAATACTAAACTTATTAAAGAAGTTACAAAAAAGCTTAAACCTAACCTATATATTTATAGCCCATGATTTAAGTGTTGTTAAACATGTTAGTGATAGAGTTGCGGTTATGTATTTAGGCAAAATAGTTGAAATTGCAGATGCTAAAGAGTTATATGAAAACCCAAAACACCCCTATACTAAGGCCTTATTATCTGCTATACCTGAGCCTAATCCTAGGGTAAAAAAACAGCGAATCATTTTAAAGGGTGATGTACCTAGTCCTACAAACCCACCTAATGGTTGTAGTTTTCATACTCGCTGTGTAAGTTGTGAACAAATTTGCACTAAACAAATGCCTGAATTAAAACCGGTTGCTGAAAATCATCTAGTAGCTTGCCATATAAATAAGTAAACTAGCTATAACAACTAATAAAAT
This Clostridium sp. 'deep sea' DNA region includes the following protein-coding sequences:
- a CDS encoding ABC transporter ATP-binding protein produces the protein MNKLLEVQGLKTVYDTEDGRLVAVDNVSFNVLRGETLAIVGESGSGKSQTAFSILQLISQPGKIIAGSVKYENQELLSLNNKQMQKIRGNEISIIFQEPMTSLNPVQTIGKQIAEGLILHQGLTKKQALVKAVTLLKQVGISDPQKRVKEYPHQMSGGMRQRVMIAMALACKPKLLIADEPTTALDVTIQAQILAEMDKLKQKLDMSILLITHDLGVVAEMADRVVVMYAGQVVEVSSVFEIFESPKHPYTIGLIKSMPTLHDEKEWLAVIKGSVPDPLQKPQGCKFHPRCVYAKEKCKTSSPPITELNNNSCVRCWYPQNIQG
- a CDS encoding dipeptide ABC transporter ATP-binding protein; translation: MKNKILQVNNLKKHYPISGGWFSKDKKSVKAVDGISFEVFEGETLGIVGESGCGKSTMARTLLGLHEATAGEVLYNNTNILKLKGNKLRAIRQEMQIIFQDPYSSLNPRLTIEQIIKEPLEIHKLGSEKQQQDRVVELIETVGLTVQHLKRYPHEFSGGQRQRIGIARALALNPKLLLCDEPVSALDVSIQSQILNLLKKLQKSLNLTYIFIAHDLSVVKHVSDRVAVMYLGKIVEIADAKELYENPKHPYTKALLSAIPEPNPRVKKQRIILKGDVPSPTNPPNGCSFHTRCVSCEQICTKQMPELKPVAENHLVACHINK